The proteins below come from a single Gopherus evgoodei ecotype Sinaloan lineage unplaced genomic scaffold, rGopEvg1_v1.p scaffold_142_arrow_ctg1, whole genome shotgun sequence genomic window:
- the LOC115639875 gene encoding vegetative cell wall protein gp1-like: protein MGGSRWVDGTRCFSTPGLTRYQHEPDPTGTDPIPPAPTRSRHQPDPTGTDPIPAPARSPWHQPDPCGTDPIPPALARSQHQPDPRGTSPIPVAPTRSQHQPDPRGTSPIPVAPTRSHRHWPDPSTGPIPVAPTRSRRQPDPCGTDPIPPRPTRSRHQPDPCCTDLIPPAPTRSRHQPNPCGTDPIPPALARSRHRPDPRGTSLIPVAPTRSHRHRPNPSISPIPVAPA, encoded by the exons ATGGGGGGCAGCCG GTGGGTGGATGGCACTCGCTGCTTTAGTACCCCTGGACTGACCCGGTATCAGCACGAACCCGATCCCACCGGCACCGACCCGATCCCACCGGCACCGACCCGATCCCGGCACCAGCCCGATCCCACCGGCACCGACCCGATCCCAGCACCAGCCCGATCCCCGTGGCACCAGCCCGATCCCTGTGGCACCGACCCGATCCCACCGGCACTGGCCCGATCCCAGCACCAGCCCGATCCCCGTGGCACCAGCCCGATCCCTGTGGCACCGACCCGATCCCAGCACCAGCCCGATCCCCGTGGCACCAGCCCGATCCCTGTGGCACCGACCCGATCCCACCGGCACTGGCCCGATCCCAGCACCGGCCCGATCCCTGTGGCACCAACCCGATCCCGGCGGCAGCCCGATCCCTGTGGCACCGACCCGATCCCACCGAGACCGACCCGATCCCGGCACCAGCCCGATCCCTGTTGCACCGACCTGATCCCACCAGCACCGACCCGATCCCGGCACCAGCCCAATCCCTGTGGCACCGACCCAATCCCACCGGCACTggcccgatcccggcaccggccCGATCCCCGTGGCACCAGCCTGATCCCTGTGGCACCGACCCGATCCCACCGGCACCGACCCAATCCCAGCATCAGCCCAATCCCTGTGGCACCAGCCTGA